One genomic window of Bacillota bacterium includes the following:
- a CDS encoding IS3 family transposase — protein VFSSQQELDLELFDYVNWFNNVRIHGSLDYLTPNEYKLMHL, from the coding sequence GTTTTCTCTAGCCAACAGGAACTTGACCTTGAACTCTTTGATTATGTAAACTGGTTCAACAATGTTCGCATACACGGATCACTGGACTATCTAACACCGAATGAGTACAAGCTAATGCACCTTTAA
- the cmr1 gene encoding type III-B CRISPR module RAMP protein Cmr1, which translates to MGKSGKPRRETFKCEILTPMFCGGADPQKAELRASSVKGVLRFWWRALHGHLPLSELRKQEGQIFGSTEGIGKSKVLLSVEADLQPCTDPFPKHNIRVTSKSKTFPVNILDYLCYGTYTWNREKRTNEFVKSYLKQGEWFKLHIVYPDTCEKQILDALYMLVNFGGLGACSRNGFGSAHINDPRLSIEPVNFLKQLNSPASPVDYSALSSGLRLFRTRKLHGTWDSALAELGIAYRVARGSLEPKHEFKRRKYVASPLIAEKKTHSDIARRAKPYFMHVARVGDEFEGRILYLPAAFCAGLSKDSKNNIIDQNKHNEMNKEFASVCADMNNQLADKLEVVL; encoded by the coding sequence TTGGGGAAAAGTGGTAAGCCAAGGAGAGAAACTTTCAAGTGTGAAATCTTGACTCCAATGTTTTGCGGGGGAGCAGATCCCCAAAAGGCAGAGCTAAGGGCATCATCAGTCAAAGGGGTGCTGAGATTCTGGTGGCGAGCTCTACACGGCCATCTGCCATTATCGGAGCTACGCAAACAAGAGGGGCAGATTTTCGGGAGCACAGAAGGGATTGGAAAAAGCAAAGTGCTCTTGAGCGTCGAGGCTGATTTACAGCCTTGCACTGATCCATTCCCGAAACATAACATTCGGGTAACTAGTAAAAGTAAAACGTTTCCAGTCAATATCTTAGATTACCTTTGTTATGGGACTTACACATGGAATCGAGAGAAAAGAACCAATGAGTTTGTAAAATCGTACCTGAAACAGGGTGAATGGTTTAAGCTTCACATTGTTTATCCGGACACTTGTGAGAAGCAAATTTTAGACGCCTTATACATGCTAGTGAACTTTGGTGGACTTGGCGCTTGTTCGCGTAACGGGTTTGGCTCGGCACATATCAATGATCCTCGGCTCTCTATCGAACCGGTGAACTTCTTGAAACAATTAAACTCGCCGGCTAGCCCAGTAGATTATTCGGCTTTGTCTAGTGGACTAAGATTGTTCCGCACAAGGAAGTTGCATGGAACTTGGGATTCGGCGCTAGCTGAATTAGGCATTGCCTATCGGGTTGCTAGGGGTAGTTTGGAGCCAAAGCATGAGTTTAAGCGCCGGAAGTATGTCGCCTCTCCTTTAATTGCCGAAAAGAAAACCCATTCTGATATCGCCAGACGGGCCAAGCCATACTTTATGCATGTTGCGCGTGTTGGAGACGAGTTTGAGGGGCGGATACTGTATCTGCCTGCTGCCTTCTGTGCAGGGCTAAGTAAAGATAGTAAGAACAACATCATTGATCAGAATAAACACAATGAGATGAACAAAGAGTTCGCCAGCGTTTGCGCCGACATGAATAACCAGCTTGCCGATAAGTTGGAGGTGGTATTGTGA